CGGATCAATGAATGGAAATTCGGGGCCGAGAAAGGCTACCCGGTGGCCCAGTGGTTCTATGCCCGATGCCTGGAAGCCGGCTATACCGTCAAGAAAAACGAGACTGAAGCTTTGGCCTTGTATCACAAGGCAGCGATCCAGGGCAATTCGGACGCTATGATCGCCATCGCGCGAATGCACGAGCAGGGTGTGGGAGTAGCTCAAAACTTTTCGGAGGCCTTCAACTGGTATTGCAAGGCCATTGAAGCGGGCAATAACACGGCGCTGTACAATTTGGGCTGCTGCTATGGCCGCGGCCGGGGTGTAAAAAAGGACGAACAGGAAGCGGTGAAGTGGATCCGCAAAGCGGCCGATTTGAATGTGCCGAAAGCCGTCTTCGCCATCGGCTGCATGTACGAGGAAGGAAGAGGGCTCACCAAAAATCTCACCGAGGCTTTCAAGTGGTTCTATAAAGCGGCGGAGTTGGGCTACACCGAAGCGATGACCCATATGGCCGAGAACTATTTATTTGGTCGCGGCCTTAAAAAGGACGAAAAAGAAGCTCTGCGCTGGTACCTGATGGCGGCGGAAGCAAACGACATCGATGCCATGCTGAGTGCGGCCGCGCTTTATCTGACTGGACCGGCCGACTTGAAAAATGAAAAAGAATCGGCGCGATGGTATCTTACGGCCGCAGAGTTGGGCAACGCCTCGGCCATGTTCAATCTCGGCTATATGTACACGATGGGATTCGGGGTACAACGCGACGAGAAGCAAGCCTACGCCTGGTACTATAAGGCAGCCGAGGCCAATCTGCCCCAGGCGATGTATGTGATCGGGGAAATGTTCTTTGAAGGCCATGGCTTTGAAAAAGACGACAAACTGGCGGCCCAGTGGTTTCTGAAAGCGGCGGAATTCAATCAGCCGGATGCGATGCTACGGTTGGGTCGAATGTACGATAACGGAATGGGTGGCTTACCCAAGGATGAGCAGGAAGCGCTGAAATGGTATGCAAAATCGGCGCTAGTCAAGGAACGCGCCCAGCGTGAAATCCGTGTTAATAATCAGTGAATTTTTCAGCTCTCGATGAGGATCGATCAGGCTTTTCGCCTGGCAAGTGTATCTTAGTCCCCGTACATTTTTCATTTCAATTGTCCCGGCCCTGCCTGTTTCAAGATATTAGGTTCTTCGCATCCGTCTGCACTTCCAAACCGCATAAAATGAAATCGAATGACCCGTCCGGTGTTTAAAAAGATAGAATCCTTACCCTCCAGGAGATAGATGATGTTTCATCGTTTTTTATTATTGACGAGCGTTTTTGCACTCGGTTGGTGCAGTTCCACTCGAGCGCAAACCAATACCGTACCTGCGGATGCGGCCATCTACGCCAAAATCAATGCCAAGCAATTTTTGGATAATCCCGTATTGAAACCGCTGCTGGAAACCATTTCCAAAGCGGATCCGGCTTTGTTAGCGGATTTTCAAAAACGCTATCCCGTAACCCCTTTGGATATCTCGGGAGTGACCGTTTTTGCTCTCGCCAATCCCAATCCTCAAGGCCCACCCATTCCATTCGGCCTGATCCATATGTCCAAGGATGTCGGCCCGGCTTCGGTGCTGGCACTGGTCGATCCGAAAGCACAGGCCAAGGCCGTGGGTGGCACAGCGTACTTCGAAAGCCAGGCCCTTCAGGCCGACATCCAATTCCTGGATAACCGGACGGTCCTCGTCGGTGCCGCCGGTACCTTGCAGATGCTGGCCCAACGGAAAGCCGGCAAAGGGGCGCTCGCCGAAATCATTGGGAAATCGGAGACACTTCCAGACTTCTTTTTCGCAATCGATGCCTCGATCATCCCCGCAGATGCCAAACAGGGCATTCCGCCCGATTTTCAGCCGATCGCCGCACTCAAGACTCTCCAGATCTCCGGCGATAGCAAAACGAATAATATGATCATTCAAATGAACTTCGCGAGCGAGGCTGCCACAAAGTCCGCTCATGAAGCTTTGTTGAAGGCAATTTCCGCAGGCCGATCGGAACTGGCGAAAGCAAAGCAGGAGATGATGAATCAGATGTCTCAGCAGGCCGCCAATCAACCGGCCGGACTCGAAGGTATGGCCACAGCCGTTGGTGGATTATTGGCCAGTGGCGGCTTCAACCAGATCGACGCTTTTCTAGCTAATCCGGGACTGGTCGTTAAAGGAGAGCAGATTACCAAAACGATCGAAATGCCCGATATGATGGGTATTAATGGAGCCACCATGCCGGTTTTAGTGGGACTGCTTCTGCCCGCCGTGCAGAAAGTTCGCGCTGCCGCCGGTCAGGCTCAGGGTACGAATAACGTCAAGCAGATGATTCTGGCCTTTCACAATTTCGAATCGGCCTATGGATTTTTCCCAAATGATATCTGCGACAAAAATGGCAAGCCACTCCTGAGCTGGCGGGTGGCCATTTTACCGTATATCGAGCAGGCGAATCTTTACAACCAATTTAAATTAGATGAACCCTGGGACAGCGAACATAACAAGCCACTTTCCGAAATCGTAGTCAAAATTTTCTGCAATCCGAATGACCCCGATGTCGGCCCAAAGACTCATTATCAGGTCTTCACCGGCAAGGATACCTGCTTCGTACCCGGCAAGAAATTGAACATTACCAACATCACCGATGGCACATCCAATACCGGTATTGTTTTCGAAGCCAAGGAAGCGGTCGTCTGGACCAAACCCGGAGATATCGCTTACAGCCCGAAGATGGATGTTGCTTCGAAACTGCTCTTCCGGAATGGGCAATCCACGACAGTAGGAATGGCCGATGGTTCGGTTCGAATGATCGACAAGAATCTCTCCGCCAGAACATGGCATTTACTCATTAATCCGGCTGATGGAGAAGTTTTGAATCTCGATGCGCGTGATACTCCGGAACGGAGCTTCCCTAAACCCCCTGTTCCGAAGAAGCAGTAATTACCGGCTTAGAATTTTCTCGTGATCAACGAGACACGGGAAGAGTTACTCAGGAGCAGACCTGGGCGACTCTTCCCGTGTCTCGTTTAGAACCTGGTACTAATCCTTCTTCAGTTCCGGCATCGGCTTATAATCGGTCGGTATTGTCGTATCGAAGAGCTTCGGATCGAGTTCCTCGTCGAACCCAAGATAAGTGGCCGTCGCCGTATACTGCTTATCGCCCATCTTCGAGATCACCCGAGAACGAATTGGCATATCAGTTTTCGGATCGATCCAGATCTTCAGATCCGCAGTGATTTTCATGCCGGGTACGTCAACCCCTTTCATCTCGTAAACTTTAGTTTTCCTTCCGTCCAGATACTCATCCGGTAACCCCTGCACTTTGTCATCACTGGGGATTTTGAATTGTTCCAGAGTTCCTTTTACACTCTTGGTGACACTTTTGATCATCTCATCCTTTTCCGGATCGAGAAGTCGGTAAGTCTTCATACCTTTGAACAGCACAATCCCTTTCCCATCGCCTTTGTTATTGATGACGACCACCAGACCGGCCGGTTCCACTTCGGAACGCATTTTCCCTTCCGACATGTAACTGCGAGAAGTCATTTTGTTCTTGGTGCCATCATCGAGTTCGACAATCATTCGAATCGACTTCGCCTGATCGAGCTTTCGAATCGATTTCTTCAGGTCGTCCGCCGCGGATCGACCCGAAGTCATTACAAAGATCACCAGTACGGCCGCAATCGTGGAGACTGAGAAGCCTCCGAATTTCAAAATACGCATGATCTGTTTCCTCCTCTTTTGTTTGGAAACCAATTCCTCGGGCAGAAGGACGTTCTGTCGAGGATTCAACGCGGCGACAGTCGCCGCGATTAAAATCTCGTCGGGTCCAACCGGAATCGGCGTTTCTCTCAAAGCGTTCATCGCCGCATTCAAGGGATCTTCCGGTAATTCATTCTGGGGTTTCAAGGGGTTCCTCTCTTCTCTCCCTGCGGGTCGAAAGCCGCCAGCTTGGCTTTCAAGTCCTGTCTGGCCCGATGAAGCAGCACTCCGAGATTTACCACGGTCACATCCAAACTTTTGGCCGCCTCCGCATAACTCAAACCTTCGAGTTGAACGAGCGTAAAACTCGCCGCGTGCAACGGAGGAATTTCGGTCAGCGCCTGCCGCAGCCGATGGGCGAATTCATTGTTCTCAACCACATCCATCGGGGTAGCGAACCGACCGTCTACGCAATCGTCGGGTAACGCTTCGGCCCGCCGCCAGCGATAACGAGTGCGCAACATATCCAGCGAACGCAATGTGGCGAGTCGCTGCAGGGCAGCCGGCCAGTCACTAATCGGAGCCTTTTGATGCCATTCGAACGCCGCGAGGAAGCTCTGCTGGAAGCAATCTCGCGCATCCGCATCGTGATTGAGCAGCCGATACACAATTCGCCAGACGATGGGTCCATGCTGGCGAATGATTGAATTCCAATCGGTCATTCGCTTCTCAATATCCGAACAGGTTGAATTTCATGCCATACTAGTCGATGAGAGTCCAGAGATCCTTACAAGAATTTCAGACGACTTGTAAACAGAGGGGAATCGAAAAATGGAACTTAATTAGGGCTTTATCAGGTAAAAGTGCGGCGGAGCAGACGCCCCCGCCGGGGAAATTTAGGCCAGCAGTTCTTTGATGACGTTGCCGTGTACGTCAGTGAGGCGATAGTCCCGACCCTGAAAGCGGTAGGTCAGCCGGGTATGATCGAAACCGAGTTGATGGAGCAGAGTCGCATTCAAATCGTGCACATGGACGATATTCTCGACGCCATTGAAGCCCAGTTCGTCCGTCTGGCCATGCATATAGCCGGCCTTAAACCCACCGCCAGCCACCCAGAGGGTGAAGCAGCGGTTGTGATGGTCTCGGCCATCGTTACCGCCCTGCACCATCGGTGTCCGACCAAACTCACCGCCCCAAATGACAATGGTATCCTGCAGCAATCCACGTTGTTTCAGATCGCTCACCAAAGCGGCACTGGCCTGATCGGTATCCTTGGCGTTGCGCTTGACCCCATTGACTAAATCGGAATGCTGATCCCAGACTTCGTGGAAGAGCTGAACGAATCGGACGCCGCGCTCGATCAAACGACGGGCTAACAGACAGTTACGGGCATAGCTGGCTTCGTTAGGATCCTTGATGCCATATTTTTGTAGCGTCTCTTTCGATTCGCTGGCGAGATTCATCAGATCGGGGGCACTGGTCTGAAGTCGGAACGCCATTTCGTAGCTCTGGATGCGTGCTTCGATCTCGGGATCATGTACCGATTTCATCGACAGTTCATTGAGCCGGTTCAACGAATCGAGAGAAGATCGCTGGGCATCGGTATCCACCCCTTTGGGATTGGAGAGATAGAGTACCGGATCGCCCGCCGAGCGCAGCGGTACCCCGGCGTAGAGTGTGGGCAGGAAACCGCTACCGTAGTTGCTGGCCCCGCCACTGGTACCCTTCGCACTGGTCAATACCACAAAGCCGGGTAGATCTGCCGATTCACTGCCCAGGCCGTACAGGGTCCAGGAGCCAAAACTGGGTCGGCCAAACTGCTGAGAGCCGGTGTTCATCAGAATCTGCGCGGGGGCATGGTTGACTGCATCGGTCTGCATCGTTCGAATCAGGCAGATTTCATCGGCGATCTGGGCCGTATGCGGCAGAACTTCGCTGAATTCCAGACCACTTTTCCCATGTTTTTGAAACTTGAACTTCGGGCCTAAAAGAGCCGATTTCGGATTGATGAAGGCCGCTCGATAGTTCTTCAAAAGATCCGGCGGCGGTAGCTGCCCATTCCGCTTAGCCAATTCTGGCTTATTCTCAAAGAGCTCCAACTGACTGGGAGCGCCGGCCTGGAATAAATAGATCACTCGCTTGGCTTTTGCCGGGAAGTGAGGCGACTTCGGCGCCAGAGGATTCTTGGCATTATCCGCCTGAGACTCCCCGGCCAGCATAGAATTCGCGGCGATCGCTCCTAAGCCCAGTCCGCATTGCTTCAGGAACCAGCGTCTTCTGAGCAAATTTAAATCTGTGTCAAAATTCGAATTCATGGCTCTATTCCTTGTGCGGGGTGGGCTTAATTTTTACTAATGGTTTCATCCAGGTTCAAAAGAACTCGCGAAACCAGCGTCCACGCAGCAGCATCTTGTGGGGTAACTTTTTCCGGAAGACTCGGCAATTTGGCGGAATCCCCGGTCAGGATTTCGCGCGGATTCAGCCAACCCTCCGCCAGGCGCTGCCTTTGATGTTGAATCAGGCGCTCGACTTCCGCTTTTTCCTCTGGTGTCGGTTTCCGCGAAGTGCAAAGCAAAAACGCATGATCGATTCGAGTTGCATCATTCGTTCCCCCCTCTTTCAAAACGCGGAGGGCCATCGCTTGGGCAGCCTCGACAAAGATCGGCTCGTTGAGTCCCGTAAGTGCCGCAAGCGGGGTATTGGAACGGATTCGCCGGGCGCAGGAAAAATCCCCATTGGGCCCATCGAAATTCGACAACACCGGATCGGGCATCGACCGTTTTCTGAACATGTAAACCGAGCGCCGGTAGCGTTCCGGACCCGTCGCCGGATTCCAGTAGCCAGGATATGTATAGTTGTAATCGAGCACATTTTTCGGCACCGGCGGAATCACGGAAGGTCCGCCCAGTTTGTTGGTCAATAATCCCGAAGCCGTCAGAGCAATATCCCGTACCACTTCGGCGTCAGCCCGAAATCTTGGCCCGCGCGCCAGTAAACGATTGCGGGGATCTTTTTCCATCAACAGCGGCGTTAAAGCCGAGGATTGCTGGTAGGTGGCACTGCTAAGAATGGTTCGAATTAAGTGCTTCCGACTCCAATTATGCTCCATGAAATCGACCGCCAGCCAATCGAGAAGATCACGGTATTCCGGAATCGGCGCACGGGTGCCAAAGTCTTCGGAAGTCTCTACGAGTCCCGTACCGAAAATGGCCTGCCAGGTTTGATTCACGGCAACTCGGGCCGTCAACGGAGATCGCGAATCGGCCAGCCAGCGGGCGAACCCGAGCCGATTTCGCGGCGCATCTGCCGGGAAAGAATGGAGAGCCTCCGGTGTGATTGGTGTAACGACCTCTCGAGGTTGATCCCACTCACCGCGATTCAAAAGATGGGTTACTCGTTGATTTTCGGTTTCCCGCTCGGCCAGATGCAGAATGGAAGTCGGTGCGGCCGGTAACGATTTGTAAAGCCCAGCAATTTCCTCATTAATTGCCTTCAAATCAGGCTGCGATTTTCGCCAGGCGGTGAAGATGACATCTGTATCCCCCGTTGTTCGTTTCGCAACAGGTTTGTGAAGTGCCAGGATCGCAGCCTGATCGATAGCCGGGGCTTTGGGAGTACCGGCGTTGGTAATACTGATGCGGGCACAACCGATCATCGCGCCCATTCGCCAAGCCACCTTCATCTGCGTCCCTTCTGGGAACTGCAGAGGTTTTTCAAATTGCACGACGGCTACACTCGGTTGATTTCGCAATCCCTGGCCGCGATCCGAATTCCAGGTGGTGTCCTCCCGACCATCGATGATATAGCCGACGGAGCCGCTGGCATTTTTACCATCGGCCGGCTTGTTATCCGCTGCGGAGTAATCGGCCGAGGCGTTGGCCAGTTTCTGTTTCTCCCAATTCGTGCCGTCCGGTTTCTTGATAAACACTTCTAATTCCCGCAGATTCCAGGTGCCCTGGCTGCTTCGTCCAGGACCGTTGTGGGGCAGATCGCGATGAGTCAAAACTTCGAACTGCAGGCCGGTCACACCATCGAGCTTGGGCGATGCGATCAGGAACACATCATCGCTCGGATGGCCCTTCATCAATAATGACTTGTCCGCCTCTTGAGTTGGGTGATTCAGACCGCTGATGCTCCCGAGTTCGATGGCCTCTAAAGGTTTCCAATCGGTGAAGCGGGAGGAAACTTCCTGGCTCCATTTGTTCAGTTCCGATTCCCATTGCCGGCGCTGCTGACGAATCCGAGATTCCGCCATCTGGATTTTCTTGCGGATTTCTTCGATCTGTTTAAGCTGATCCGCTGTGTAAACCCAGGATTGCGCTTCGTAAGTGTTGTTCAAAAAGGCCATCAGTCCGTAGTAGTCGTGGTGGGTGATCGGATCGAACTTGTGAGTATGACACTGAGCACACTGGGTGCTCATTCCCAAAACCGCTTTTCCGATACAGTCGATGCGGTCGAACATTTCCACCATGCGAAACTGTTCCGGGACGATGGCGCCTTCTTCATTGATCATGCTGTTGCGCAGAAATCCCGTGGCAATAAGCTGCTGTTGGGTGGCATTGGGTAAAAGATCTCCAGCGACCTGCTCGATGATGAATTTGTCGTAAGGCATATCGGTGTTCAACGACTCGATCACCCAGTCTCGCCATTTCCACATGTCCCGAGGCATATCTTTCTCATAGCCGTTAGTATCGGAATACCGGGCCAGATCGAGCCAGTGGCGAGCCCATTTTTCACCGTATCTTTCGCTCTGCAAAAGTTTTTCGATCGTGGCGTTCAGGCCTTCTTTTTCAAAGGCGGTCAGTTCCGCGGGCGAAGGCGGTAGTCCAATCAGATCGAGATAAATTCGTCGGCACAAAGCAGCGGAATTCGCTGGAGGAGAAGGCCGCAGTTTTTCGGTTAGCAGCCGGGCTCGGACAAACGCATCAATGGGCGAACCTGTTTCACCGCCGGGCAGCGGAGACTTCTTTGGCGTAGTGAAGGCCCAATGCTTTTCGTACTTGGCTCCTTCGACAATCCATTGTTTAAGAATCTGAAGCTGGGCCGGGCTGAGCGTTTTTTTCTCACTGCGCGGCGGCATCACCTTCTCTTCTTCTTTGCTGGTGATGCGCAGGTAGAGTTCGCTCTTCTCTGGATGGCCGGGAACCAGAGTGGGTTCTCCGGACTCCCCGCCTTTTAATACGGCGGCTCCATCATCGAGTCGAAGATTGGCTTTGCGATGCTTCGCGTCGATCCCATGGCAGGCCACGCAGAATTCCGAGAGGATCGGCTGAACGTCCTTCTGAAAATCCACGGGTGGTGCTGCGCGAACGGGAGCGTCCGTTAGAAGCGTCAGGCCCAGAATGGCCCAAAAAATTCGGAGAGTTGGCATTGCGAATGCCTCGATTAAGTGAAGTCGAGTGAAAAACGTATCCCGGTCAGGCGAGTCCAGGAAATTCGGTCAGACGTTGTGTACGTCGCGGTGTGATTTCTTGTAACACTATTCTACGACGGACGATCAGAAAGTCATTCATTTCCCGTGATGCCAGTACGATAGCGTCCGAGCTCGTCCTTGAGTTCCCATTCTGTTTTTTTCGATTTTCCCAATATTTTTTTGAAGTAAACGCGATGCGGCTGGCACAGAATAGATAGACGAAAATTGACTCGATAAACGAGCTTACATGTCTGATTCATCGGTTAAGACGGCCATCTTCGAACTTCGCCGATTATTGGAAAAAGATGCCGCGACTCACTTGAGTGATCACCGGCTTCTCGATCTGTTTTTTCAGCGAAACGACGAGGTCGCATTTGAAATCCTGCTCAAGCGTCACGGTTCCATGGTCTGGTCCGTCGCGCGTCGACTGCTGACGCGTACCCAGGACGCCGAGGATGCCTTTCAAGCGGCTTTCCTCGCTCTGATCAAGCAGGGAAAAAAAATTCGATCGAAGGAATCGATTGGCGGTTGGCTCTATCGAGTAGTGAGCCGAATCGCGCGAAATCTGCAAACACAGAATCGACCGCTGCCGCTACTCACCGAGCCGACTGTGGAACCGAAATCTCTGTTTGAGGAAAAAGATCTTTGGAATGCCGTGTACGAAGAGATCGAAAGGCTTCCCCAAAAGCAACGGGCGGCATTTATTATGTGTGTCCTTGAGGGAAGGTCGAACCTCGAAGCGGCCCGGGAAATCGGCTGTCCCAAGGGAACGATAGACTCTCGATTAAGTACAGCCCGGCATAATCTCCTGGATCGACTGAAGAAACGTGGCATTAACCCGGAAACCGTCTTGGCGCTCCCCACTTTGCTGGTGGCAAACGCGGCCATTGCTTCGGCTCCAGCAGTATTGATGCGAACTACCCTAACTTTGATATCGCGAATTGTCGCGGGAGAAATAATAAGTTCCGCAACCGTACCCGTAATCCTGTCTGAAGGAGTTTTGAACACCATGATTACAGTAAAGATTAAAGCCTTGGCTCTGGTTCTTGGGCTCGTTCTCTTCAGCGGCGCAGGCGCTGCCATCGCGTGGAATCCTTCGGACTCGCCTCAGGATACAAAGTCGAAAGAGAAAGCGACTTTGTCGAGTGCCAGCGAGGTCGCGAAGAGTAACAAAACCGATATTCAACCAGGAACAAATCCGGGCCAAACCCCAGAGATGGTCAAGAAGTCCGCGTGGGAAACGTTGCAGACGAAGCTTCCTCTAGATCAACCCTTCGAAGGATCGCTAGTCGAATTCCTGGCGATCTTGGGAAAACTCGCAGAAACAAAGATTTATTGGGACTACGAAGCCTTCTCACGTGTGAATTGGCCTATTTGGAAAAGCGAGCAGTTGAACATCGTCATACCGCAACTTAATGCCGATGTCAAACTTGACGAAGTTCTTCGAATTGTCACTAGCCAAATAAAACTCTCCGAAAATGCGCAAGGACTTCAAGTCACCTACCGTATCAAACATAACAAGATTTATCTGGTACCCAAGTTTCACGATAACGCGGGACAACTCGATCCGGATAGCAAAGATCCCCCTCGCTACACTGTCAAAGAGTTTTCGGAACCGACCTACATTCACCGATCTTCCGACAAAGCAGTTTGGACTCTTTCGGAAACGATCCAAGCCATTAAGGATGCGACGGGAACAAATATTGTTGTGGATCCGGCCGCCGAGAAATATTTGGAGGCCAGAGTCGCTCTCAATTTTCAAAATGTTCCAGTCTTAACCGCCGTTTTTACAACGGTGCAATGCGGTACCGATCTCGATGTCGTGATTATGGATAATCTCCTCTTTATTACTACCGTCCAGAAGGCGGAATCACTACGAACTAAATTTAAAAGTCTGGAAAAGCAGGAGAAGAAAATGCTGCCTCCGCAAACATTCGAGAATAAAGCCTGATCGACACTCGAACTTAAACTTTCCTTAGGCACGGTCGGCCACCTTTTCCGTGCCTATACTCTCGCAACCTCCTTTCGATTTCATCTCATTCCGGCGATCCGCTAGAATGAGATTCCCTGGCAGATGTGCCGCTAGGGTCCACGAAAGGAATTCCTTCCCGCTATGACTTCTCCGGATACGCCCGCCGCCCCACTCACTTCGGCTCTACCGACCGAGTCCGGTAAAAAGTTACTCCCCTGGCTCGTGGCCGTAGCCTTTTTCATGGAGGCGCTGGACACCACCATATTAAGCACGGCGGTTCCTTCCATAGCCGAGGCTCTTGAGGTTACACCGCTCAGTATGAAAGCGGTAATGGCCAGCTATACGCTCAGTCTGGCTGTGTTCATTCCCATCAGCGGTTGGATGGCGGATCGCTTTGGAACCCGACGCGTTTTCGCGTCGGCGATTGCGACTTTCACCCTCGGCTCTTTTCTTTGTGGCATCTGCTCGAGTATTCATGCCCTAGTCGCCTGCCGCATTCTCCAGGGGTGTGGCGGAGCCCTGATGCTTCCCGTCGGCCGATTGACGATGGTCCGCACCTTCGCCAAATCGGAGTTGATTCGAGCAATGACCTTCGTGGCCATACCGGGATTGATCGGCCCCATGCTCGGCCCATTCGCCGGTGGGCTAATTGTCGCTTATTTCCACTGGAGCGTAATTTTTTTCGTCAATATCCCGATTGGCTTGGTCGGTTTGTACATGGTTTACCGCCATCTGCCCAACTACAGCCAACCGAAAACTCCGCCGTTGGATTTTCTGGGGCTGGTTCTGTTCGGGACCGGGGTTGCCCTGCTTTCCTACGTTCTCGAAGTGTTTGGCGAGCATACCCTGACGAACCTGCAGATGCTGATTCTCGCGGGGGTCTCGCTGCTTTTACTCACCGCATATGGTTTTCACGCCCGCCGTACGCCGTTCCCGCTGCTTCGAATGAACCTGTTCGGCATTCGAACTTTCCGGATCTCAGTCATTGGAAGTTTCATCACTCGATTGGGAATTGGCGGCATCCCGTTTCTATTTCCCTTGCTCTATCAGGTTGGGCTAGGCTTCTCGCCGGTACAATCGGGCCTGATGATGATGCCGCAGGCGCTGGCGGCAATGAGCTTAAAAGTGGTGATGCCCAAAATCCTCGCCCGCATCGGTTACAAGCGGGTACTCCAAACGAACACGATTATTTTGGGTTTGATGATTTTGCTCTTCGCCACCATTAATGCTGATACTCCGGTCTGGCTATTAATTATCCAAGCCTTCGTTTATGGGTTTTTCACTTCAATGCAGTACACCAGCATGAATACCCTGGTTTATGCGGATGTCACAGATGAGCAGACCAGCAGCGCCAGTACGATTGCCAGCACCATGCAGCAAATGGCCATCAGTTTCGGGGTGGCGGCCGCTTCGGTCACCACGGCCATTTTCATAATGGATCGCTATCACGCGAATTCTGCGGAGATGATTCAGGGAATTCACAAGGCATTTCTCGTGCTGGGAAGTTGGACGATCGTCTCCTCGTTGCTGTTTTTAAACTTGAAGGGTACCGATGGGGAATCGGTGAGTCAGCATAAGACCGAAGAAACGCACGGCTAGACTGTCAACGGTTCGATTCTCGCGGGTGTGAAAGGTTCACCGGTATGGCGATTGCGAAGATTGCTCAGAAACTGTCGGGTACTTTTTTCCCAGGTGAAAGTTTGGGCATGCCGGAGACAGGCTTCGGGACTCGCCGTCTTTAAAGCCTGCTCAATGGCCAAAGCCAGATTGTCATTCAGCGCCCCGGTGCCCGGTTCTGTAATCACATCCACCGGTCCAATCACGGGATAAGCCGCAACAGGCACGCCGCAGGCCAGACTTTCGATCATCACCAGGCCGAATGTATCTGTATGGCTGGGAAAAACGAAACAATCCGCCTGCGAATACATTTCCGCGAGAGCTTCCCCCCGTCGATAACCGACAAAAATCGCCTTCTGAAAATCGTGCTGCAGCTTAGAGCGATGCGGACCATCACCGACCACAACCTTGGTCCCCGGAACATCGGCTTTCAGAAAAGCTTCAATATTTTTTTCCTTGGAGACCCTTCCCACATACATCAAAACGGGTTTGGGCCAGCTATGCGTTTTTTCTCGCTGGTAAAAGAGACTCAGATTCACCCCCCTCGACCAGCGATTCAATTCTGGAAGAAATCGCCTCAGGCGAAGTTCCTGTTCCAGACTGGGAGTA
The genomic region above belongs to Telmatocola sphagniphila and contains:
- a CDS encoding SEL1-like repeat protein yields the protein MSRVFLILAVAILLLSSQSGTAQNKSETTTQPAVSDPFASEFHKNEIALRDQKAAVRFLIAQAPKRINEWKFGAEKGYPVAQWFYARCLEAGYTVKKNETEALALYHKAAIQGNSDAMIAIARMHEQGVGVAQNFSEAFNWYCKAIEAGNNTALYNLGCCYGRGRGVKKDEQEAVKWIRKAADLNVPKAVFAIGCMYEEGRGLTKNLTEAFKWFYKAAELGYTEAMTHMAENYLFGRGLKKDEKEALRWYLMAAEANDIDAMLSAAALYLTGPADLKNEKESARWYLTAAELGNASAMFNLGYMYTMGFGVQRDEKQAYAWYYKAAEANLPQAMYVIGEMFFEGHGFEKDDKLAAQWFLKAAEFNQPDAMLRLGRMYDNGMGGLPKDEQEALKWYAKSALVKERAQREIRVNNQ
- a CDS encoding DUF1559 family PulG-like putative transporter; amino-acid sequence: MFHRFLLLTSVFALGWCSSTRAQTNTVPADAAIYAKINAKQFLDNPVLKPLLETISKADPALLADFQKRYPVTPLDISGVTVFALANPNPQGPPIPFGLIHMSKDVGPASVLALVDPKAQAKAVGGTAYFESQALQADIQFLDNRTVLVGAAGTLQMLAQRKAGKGALAEIIGKSETLPDFFFAIDASIIPADAKQGIPPDFQPIAALKTLQISGDSKTNNMIIQMNFASEAATKSAHEALLKAISAGRSELAKAKQEMMNQMSQQAANQPAGLEGMATAVGGLLASGGFNQIDAFLANPGLVVKGEQITKTIEMPDMMGINGATMPVLVGLLLPAVQKVRAAAGQAQGTNNVKQMILAFHNFESAYGFFPNDICDKNGKPLLSWRVAILPYIEQANLYNQFKLDEPWDSEHNKPLSEIVVKIFCNPNDPDVGPKTHYQVFTGKDTCFVPGKKLNITNITDGTSNTGIVFEAKEAVVWTKPGDIAYSPKMDVASKLLFRNGQSTTVGMADGSVRMIDKNLSARTWHLLINPADGEVLNLDARDTPERSFPKPPVPKKQ
- a CDS encoding LolA family protein, which produces MKPQNELPEDPLNAAMNALRETPIPVGPDEILIAATVAALNPRQNVLLPEELVSKQKRRKQIMRILKFGGFSVSTIAAVLVIFVMTSGRSAADDLKKSIRKLDQAKSIRMIVELDDGTKNKMTSRSYMSEGKMRSEVEPAGLVVVINNKGDGKGIVLFKGMKTYRLLDPEKDEMIKSVTKSVKGTLEQFKIPSDDKVQGLPDEYLDGRKTKVYEMKGVDVPGMKITADLKIWIDPKTDMPIRSRVISKMGDKQYTATATYLGFDEELDPKLFDTTIPTDYKPMPELKKD
- a CDS encoding RNA polymerase sigma factor, which translates into the protein MTDWNSIIRQHGPIVWRIVYRLLNHDADARDCFQQSFLAAFEWHQKAPISDWPAALQRLATLRSLDMLRTRYRWRRAEALPDDCVDGRFATPMDVVENNEFAHRLRQALTEIPPLHAASFTLVQLEGLSYAEAAKSLDVTVVNLGVLLHRARQDLKAKLAAFDPQGEKRGTP
- a CDS encoding DUF1501 domain-containing protein, with amino-acid sequence MNSNFDTDLNLLRRRWFLKQCGLGLGAIAANSMLAGESQADNAKNPLAPKSPHFPAKAKRVIYLFQAGAPSQLELFENKPELAKRNGQLPPPDLLKNYRAAFINPKSALLGPKFKFQKHGKSGLEFSEVLPHTAQIADEICLIRTMQTDAVNHAPAQILMNTGSQQFGRPSFGSWTLYGLGSESADLPGFVVLTSAKGTSGGASNYGSGFLPTLYAGVPLRSAGDPVLYLSNPKGVDTDAQRSSLDSLNRLNELSMKSVHDPEIEARIQSYEMAFRLQTSAPDLMNLASESKETLQKYGIKDPNEASYARNCLLARRLIERGVRFVQLFHEVWDQHSDLVNGVKRNAKDTDQASAALVSDLKQRGLLQDTIVIWGGEFGRTPMVQGGNDGRDHHNRCFTLWVAGGGFKAGYMHGQTDELGFNGVENIVHVHDLNATLLHQLGFDHTRLTYRFQGRDYRLTDVHGNVIKELLA